In Streptomyces thermolilacinus SPC6, a single genomic region encodes these proteins:
- a CDS encoding glycoside hydrolase family 15 protein, whose product MAGRIEDYALIGDMQTAALVCRDGTADWLCLPRFDSHAVFAGILGTEEHGFWRIGPAHAGGEEPPAADRRRYRGDSLILESEWDTPRGTVRITDFMPPRDGAPQLVRIVEGVSGRVKMRSALRMRFSYGRIVPWVHKVDNRTVAVAGPDSVWLDTPVETYGEDLTTYADFTVAAGERIAFTISWQPSHHPQPPLPDPEGALEATTEFWREWVDHCTYRGPYREPVIRSLITLKALTYAPTGGIVAAPTTSLPEDIGGVRNWDYRYTWLRDAAITLSSLLRTGYREEARAWREWLLRAVAGDPENLQIMYGIAGERELGEAELDWLPGYENSAPVRVGNGAAAQLQLDVYGEVTEALHLAHMTGLARNDYASLLQLKLINYLEKHWNEPDEGIWEVRGPRRHFVHSKVMAWVAVDRTIKLIESGDAHGPLERWRELRDEIHRDVCEKGYDPERNTFTQSYGSRELDAALLLIPQMGFLPPDDKRVIGTIEAIQRELSTEDGFILRYPTQGSHEGVDGLPGDEGAFLACSFWMADDLAMIGRVDEARKLFEKLLALRNDLGLLAEEWDPRLQRQVGNFPQAFSHVPLIDTALRLTASGAYGG is encoded by the coding sequence GTGGCCGGGCGCATCGAGGACTACGCACTCATCGGAGACATGCAGACCGCCGCCCTGGTCTGCCGGGACGGCACGGCGGACTGGCTGTGCCTGCCCCGCTTCGACTCGCATGCCGTCTTCGCAGGAATCCTCGGGACCGAGGAGCACGGATTCTGGCGGATCGGGCCGGCGCACGCCGGGGGCGAGGAGCCCCCGGCCGCCGACCGCCGCCGCTACCGGGGCGACTCGCTCATCCTGGAATCCGAATGGGACACGCCGCGCGGCACGGTGCGGATCACCGACTTCATGCCGCCCCGCGACGGCGCGCCGCAGCTGGTTCGGATCGTCGAGGGCGTCAGCGGCCGCGTGAAGATGCGCTCGGCGCTGCGGATGCGGTTCAGCTACGGCCGGATCGTGCCGTGGGTGCACAAGGTCGACAACCGCACGGTCGCCGTCGCCGGGCCCGACTCGGTGTGGCTCGACACGCCGGTCGAGACGTACGGGGAGGACCTCACCACGTACGCGGACTTCACCGTCGCCGCGGGCGAGCGGATCGCCTTCACCATCAGCTGGCAGCCCTCGCACCACCCGCAGCCGCCGCTGCCCGACCCGGAGGGCGCGCTGGAGGCGACGACGGAGTTCTGGCGCGAGTGGGTGGACCACTGCACCTACCGCGGCCCGTACCGCGAGCCCGTGATCCGCTCCCTGATCACGCTGAAGGCCCTGACCTACGCGCCGACCGGCGGCATCGTCGCCGCGCCGACGACCTCCCTGCCGGAGGACATCGGCGGCGTACGCAACTGGGACTACCGCTACACCTGGCTGCGGGACGCGGCGATCACGCTCTCCTCACTGCTGCGCACCGGCTACCGCGAGGAGGCCCGCGCCTGGCGCGAGTGGCTGCTGCGCGCGGTCGCGGGCGACCCGGAGAACCTCCAGATCATGTACGGCATCGCGGGCGAGCGCGAGCTGGGCGAGGCCGAGCTGGACTGGCTGCCCGGGTACGAGAACTCCGCCCCCGTCCGCGTCGGCAACGGCGCGGCCGCGCAGCTCCAGCTCGACGTGTACGGCGAGGTCACCGAGGCCCTGCACCTGGCGCACATGACGGGCCTGGCCCGCAACGACTACGCGTCGCTGCTCCAGCTGAAGCTGATCAACTACCTGGAGAAGCACTGGAACGAGCCCGACGAGGGCATCTGGGAGGTGCGCGGCCCGCGCCGCCACTTCGTGCACTCCAAGGTCATGGCGTGGGTCGCCGTGGACCGCACCATCAAGCTGATCGAGTCCGGAGACGCGCACGGGCCGCTGGAGCGGTGGCGGGAGCTGCGGGACGAGATCCACCGGGACGTGTGCGAGAAGGGCTACGACCCCGAGCGCAACACGTTCACGCAGTCGTACGGCTCCCGCGAGCTGGACGCGGCGCTGCTGCTCATCCCGCAGATGGGCTTCCTGCCGCCGGACGACAAGCGGGTCATCGGCACGATCGAGGCGATCCAGCGGGAGCTGTCCACGGAGGACGGCTTCATCCTGCGCTACCCGACGCAGGGCTCCCACGAGGGCGTGGACGGCCTGCCCGGCGACGAGGGCGCCTTCCTGGCGTGCTCGTTCTGGATGGCCGACGACCTGGCGATGATCGGCCGCGTGGACGAGGCGCGCAAACTGTTCGAGAAGCTCCTGGCGCTCCGCAACGACCTGGGCCTGCTGGCGGAGGAGTGGGACCCGCGCCTCCAGCGCCAGGTCGGCAACTTCCCGCAGGCGTTCAGCCATGTCCCCCTGATCGACACGGCCCTGCGCCTGACGGCCAGCGGCGCGTACGGCGGCTGA
- the ald gene encoding alanine dehydrogenase, with protein sequence MKVGIPREVKNNEFRVAITPAGVHELVRNGHEVFVEQNAGVGSSITDDEYVAAGAAILPTADEVWATADLLLKVKEPIAEEYHRLRKDQTLFTYLHLAASRECTDALLASGTTAIAYETVETANRALPLLAPMSEVAGRLAPQVGAYHLMRAAGGRGVLPGGVPGVIPAKAVVIGGGVSGWNATQIAVGMGFDVTLLDRDINKLREADKIFGTKVKAVMSNSFELEKAVLEADLVIGAVLIPGAKAPKLVTNELVSRMKPGSVLVDIAIDQGGCFEDSRPTTHAEPTFPVHESIFYCVANMPGAVPNTSTYALTNATLPYIVSLANNGWAEALRRDPALARGLNTHDGKVVYKEVAEAHGLEHVELASLIG encoded by the coding sequence ATGAAGGTCGGCATCCCCCGCGAGGTCAAGAACAACGAGTTCCGCGTCGCCATCACCCCCGCCGGTGTGCACGAGCTCGTCCGCAACGGCCATGAGGTCTTCGTCGAGCAGAACGCCGGTGTCGGCTCCTCGATCACGGACGACGAGTACGTGGCCGCGGGCGCGGCGATCCTCCCCACCGCCGACGAGGTCTGGGCCACCGCGGACCTGCTGCTGAAGGTCAAGGAGCCCATCGCGGAGGAGTACCACCGCCTCCGCAAGGACCAGACCCTCTTCACCTACCTCCACCTCGCCGCGTCCCGCGAGTGCACCGACGCCCTCCTGGCGTCCGGCACCACCGCCATCGCGTACGAGACCGTCGAGACCGCGAACCGCGCCCTGCCGCTGCTCGCCCCGATGTCCGAGGTCGCGGGCCGCCTCGCCCCGCAGGTCGGCGCCTACCACCTGATGCGCGCGGCCGGCGGCCGCGGCGTCCTGCCCGGCGGCGTCCCCGGCGTCATCCCGGCCAAGGCCGTCGTCATCGGCGGCGGCGTCTCCGGCTGGAACGCCACGCAGATCGCCGTCGGCATGGGCTTCGACGTCACCCTGCTCGACCGTGACATCAACAAGCTCCGCGAGGCCGACAAGATCTTCGGCACGAAGGTCAAGGCCGTCATGTCCAACTCCTTCGAGCTGGAGAAGGCCGTCCTCGAGGCCGACCTCGTCATCGGCGCCGTCCTCATCCCGGGCGCCAAGGCCCCGAAGCTGGTCACCAACGAGCTCGTGTCCCGCATGAAGCCCGGAAGTGTCCTTGTCGACATCGCGATCGACCAGGGCGGCTGCTTCGAGGACTCGCGTCCCACCACCCACGCGGAGCCGACCTTCCCGGTCCACGAGTCGATCTTCTACTGCGTGGCCAACATGCCGGGCGCCGTCCCGAACACCTCCACCTACGCCCTGACCAACGCCACGCTGCCCTACATCGTGTCGCTGGCCAACAACGGCTGGGCCGAGGCGCTGCGCCGCGACCCGGCGCTGGCCAGGGGCCTCAACACGCACGACGGCAAGGTCGTGTACAAGGAGGTCGCCGAGGCGCACGGGCTCGAGCACGTGGAGCTCGCCTCCCTCATCGGCTGA
- a CDS encoding NUDIX domain-containing protein — protein MTIKDTPAEWRVTATEIPFRGNKTSVRTDEVVMPDGSVVRRDYQVHPGSVAVLALDDEDRVLVLNQYRHPVRHKLWEIPAGLLDVPGENPLRAAQRELYEEAHVKAEEWQVLTDVYTTPGGCDEAVRIFLARGLSEADGERFEVAEEEADMEIARVPLADLARGVLAGDLHNTCLVVGVLSVLAARAGDGLDALRPAEAPWPARPFES, from the coding sequence ATGACCATCAAGGACACGCCGGCCGAGTGGCGGGTCACCGCCACAGAGATCCCGTTCCGGGGCAACAAGACGAGTGTCCGCACGGACGAGGTCGTCATGCCGGACGGGTCGGTCGTACGCCGCGACTACCAGGTCCACCCCGGTTCGGTCGCCGTGCTCGCCCTCGACGACGAGGACCGCGTCCTCGTGCTGAACCAGTACCGGCACCCCGTACGGCACAAGCTGTGGGAGATCCCGGCCGGTCTGCTGGACGTGCCCGGCGAGAACCCGCTGCGCGCCGCCCAGCGGGAACTGTACGAGGAGGCCCACGTCAAGGCGGAGGAGTGGCAGGTCCTGACGGACGTCTACACGACGCCCGGCGGCTGTGACGAGGCCGTACGGATCTTCCTGGCGCGCGGGCTCTCGGAGGCGGACGGCGAGCGCTTCGAGGTCGCCGAGGAGGAGGCCGACATGGAGATCGCCCGCGTGCCGCTGGCCGATCTCGCGCGCGGCGTCCTGGCGGGGGACCTCCACAACACCTGCCTGGTCGTCGGCGTGCTGTCGGTGCTCGCCGCGCGGGCGGGCGACGGGCTGGACGCGCTGCGCCCGGCGGAGGCGCCGTGGCCCGCGAGGCCGTTCGAGTCCTGA
- a CDS encoding CTP synthase, translating into MPPAAFRNSTATTTKHIFVTGGVASSLGKGLTASSLGALLKARGLRVTMQKLDPYLNVDPGTMNPFQHGEVFVTNDGAETDLDIGHYERFLDVDLDGSANVTTGQVYSTVIAKERRGEYLGDTVQVIPHITNEIKHRIRRMATDDVDVVITEVGGTVGDIESLPFLETVRQVRHEVGRDNVFVVHISLLPYIGPSGELKTKPTQHSVAALRNIGIQPDAIVLRADRDVPTAIKRKISLMCDVDEAAVVAAIDAKSIYDIPKVLHTEGLDAYVVRKLDLPFRDVDWTVWEDLLDRVHNPEHEVTVALVGKYIDLPDAYLSVTEAMRAGGFANKARVKVKWVTSDDCKTQAGAAQQLGDVDAIVIPGGFGERGVNGKVGAIQYARENKIPLLGLCLGLQCIVIEAARNLAGITDANSTEFDAATAHPVISTMEEQLAYVEGAGDLGGTMRLGLYPAKLAEGSIVREVYGDQPYVDERHRHRYEVNNAYRAELEKKAGIVFSGTSPDNKLVEYVEYPRDVHPYLVATQAHPELRSRPTRPHPLFAGLVKAAVERQQAAKSGK; encoded by the coding sequence ATGCCGCCCGCTGCTTTCCGAAACAGCACAGCCACGACGACCAAGCACATCTTCGTCACCGGGGGTGTCGCCAGCTCCCTCGGCAAGGGGCTGACCGCCTCCAGCCTGGGTGCGCTCCTCAAGGCGCGGGGCCTGCGGGTCACGATGCAGAAGCTCGACCCGTACCTCAACGTCGACCCCGGCACCATGAACCCGTTCCAGCACGGTGAGGTGTTCGTCACCAACGACGGCGCCGAGACCGACCTGGACATCGGCCACTACGAGCGCTTCCTCGACGTCGACCTCGACGGCTCCGCCAACGTCACCACCGGCCAGGTCTACTCCACCGTCATCGCCAAGGAGCGGCGCGGCGAGTACCTGGGCGACACCGTGCAGGTCATCCCGCACATCACCAACGAGATCAAGCACCGCATCCGCCGCATGGCCACCGACGACGTGGACGTCGTCATCACCGAGGTCGGCGGCACGGTCGGCGACATCGAGTCGCTGCCGTTCCTGGAGACCGTCCGCCAGGTCCGCCACGAGGTCGGCCGGGACAACGTCTTCGTCGTGCACATCTCCCTGCTCCCGTACATCGGCCCGTCCGGCGAGCTGAAGACCAAGCCGACCCAGCACAGCGTCGCCGCGCTGCGCAACATCGGCATCCAGCCCGACGCGATCGTGCTGCGTGCCGACCGGGACGTGCCGACCGCCATCAAGCGCAAGATCTCGCTGATGTGCGACGTGGACGAGGCGGCCGTCGTCGCCGCCATCGACGCCAAGTCGATCTACGACATCCCGAAGGTGCTCCACACCGAGGGCCTGGACGCCTACGTCGTGCGCAAGCTCGACCTGCCGTTCCGCGACGTGGACTGGACGGTCTGGGAGGACCTGCTCGACCGCGTCCACAACCCGGAGCACGAGGTCACGGTCGCCCTCGTCGGCAAGTACATCGACCTGCCCGACGCCTACCTGTCGGTCACCGAGGCCATGCGCGCGGGCGGCTTCGCCAACAAGGCCCGCGTCAAGGTCAAGTGGGTCACGTCCGACGACTGCAAGACGCAGGCGGGAGCCGCCCAGCAGCTCGGCGACGTCGACGCGATCGTCATCCCCGGCGGATTCGGCGAGCGCGGCGTCAACGGCAAGGTCGGCGCCATCCAGTACGCCCGCGAGAACAAGATCCCGCTGCTCGGCCTCTGCCTGGGCCTCCAGTGCATCGTGATCGAGGCCGCGCGGAACCTCGCTGGCATCACCGACGCCAACTCCACCGAGTTCGACGCGGCCACCGCCCACCCGGTCATCTCGACCATGGAGGAGCAGCTCGCGTACGTCGAGGGCGCGGGCGACCTGGGCGGCACCATGCGGCTCGGCCTGTACCCGGCGAAGCTCGCCGAGGGCTCGATCGTCCGCGAGGTCTACGGCGACCAGCCGTACGTGGACGAGCGGCACCGCCACCGCTACGAGGTCAACAACGCGTACCGCGCCGAGCTGGAGAAGAAGGCCGGGATCGTGTTCTCCGGCACCTCCCCGGACAACAAGCTCGTCGAGTACGTCGAGTACCCGCGCGACGTCCACCCGTACCTGGTCGCCACCCAGGCCCACCCGGAGCTGCGGTCCCGGCCGACGCGGCCGCACCCGCTCTTCGCGGGCCTGGTGAAGGCCGCCGTGGAGCGGCAGCAGGCGGCGAAGTCCGGCAAGTGA
- a CDS encoding tetratricopeptide repeat protein: MFFGREREIKALRADISRAGLDTLAGRKAPRARVLLIAGRPGSGRTALAERLVRDLERGYRDGVLRARLTEPGGDAVPVERVARGLLADLGIAAPAGADEDDVSALLRDTLQDRRALLLLDDAADAEQVDALLPDNPDCLVVAVAHGPLTGIPDVRPCTVGGLDVKAAVELLETYAGSVRITVDPQAAETLTELCAGQPAALVLAGGWLAARPTASVADLAKRLRAVPDDGGPAALRPLARAFRLAYEALPAPGARALRLLALAPLGAADPQTLSALAGCSVSTAASLLDGFVALGFVREAPHGRYEVPGCLMPFLRERLAAEDRPAETQLARARMLERTVRLLQSCRAVTEPEGSPARRRLGGLPRALRFPRREDAADWLDRREATLLACARLAVADGELDTLARRLIAALVRALAAHRGTEAAAPELYGLHGLVLDVAERRGLHRERAAALLNLADLDAATGRTRDALARYRAALDAGRLANDPYATGRAMESVGGAYQELGDWQRAADWYGRALAQRLARDEREDQARLYGRLGAVHTYAGRYGEALRDWRAAAAGYRRLGDVAGHARALSEAARVQEYAGRPDDSLRTCEEAVEWARRAGDVRLHAALRLRLADTLDRLGDPAAARLHRAAAERLLEPGPAGQGSGPSVPPTYEIRSGSQKN, translated from the coding sequence GTGTTCTTCGGGCGGGAGCGGGAGATCAAGGCGTTGCGGGCGGACATCTCCCGGGCCGGGCTCGACACGCTCGCCGGGCGGAAGGCGCCCCGCGCCCGCGTGCTGCTCATCGCCGGGCGCCCCGGCTCAGGCCGTACCGCGCTCGCCGAGCGGCTGGTCCGCGACCTGGAGCGGGGATACCGCGACGGCGTCCTGCGGGCCCGCCTCACCGAGCCGGGCGGGGACGCCGTGCCCGTCGAGCGCGTCGCCAGGGGGCTCCTCGCCGACCTGGGGATCGCCGCGCCCGCCGGGGCCGACGAGGACGACGTCAGCGCGCTCCTGCGGGACACGCTCCAGGACCGCCGTGCCCTGCTGCTCCTCGACGACGCGGCCGACGCCGAGCAGGTGGACGCGCTCCTCCCGGACAACCCGGACTGCCTGGTGGTGGCCGTCGCGCACGGCCCGCTGACCGGCATCCCGGACGTACGGCCCTGCACGGTCGGCGGCCTCGACGTGAAGGCCGCCGTCGAACTCCTGGAGACGTACGCCGGTTCCGTCCGCATCACCGTGGACCCGCAGGCCGCCGAGACGCTCACCGAGCTGTGCGCGGGCCAGCCCGCCGCGCTCGTTCTCGCCGGGGGGTGGCTCGCCGCCCGCCCCACCGCCTCAGTCGCCGACCTGGCCAAGCGGCTGCGGGCCGTGCCCGACGACGGCGGACCCGCCGCGCTGCGCCCGCTGGCCCGCGCGTTCCGCCTCGCGTACGAGGCGCTGCCCGCGCCCGGCGCCCGCGCCCTGCGGCTGCTCGCCCTCGCCCCGCTGGGCGCCGCCGACCCGCAGACCCTGTCCGCGCTGGCCGGCTGCTCGGTGTCCACCGCGGCGTCGCTGCTCGACGGGTTCGTCGCGCTGGGGTTCGTACGGGAGGCTCCGCACGGCCGGTACGAGGTGCCGGGCTGTCTGATGCCGTTCCTCCGGGAGCGGCTCGCCGCCGAGGACCGGCCCGCCGAGACGCAGCTGGCGCGGGCCCGGATGCTGGAGCGGACCGTACGGCTCCTCCAGTCGTGCCGCGCGGTCACCGAACCGGAGGGCAGCCCCGCGCGCCGCCGCCTCGGCGGGCTGCCGCGCGCCCTGCGCTTCCCGCGCCGCGAGGACGCCGCCGACTGGCTGGACCGGCGGGAGGCCACCCTGCTGGCGTGCGCGCGCCTGGCCGTCGCGGACGGGGAGCTGGACACGCTGGCCCGCCGCCTGATCGCCGCGCTGGTACGGGCCCTCGCCGCGCACCGGGGCACCGAGGCGGCCGCGCCCGAGCTGTACGGGCTGCACGGGCTGGTCCTGGACGTCGCCGAGCGGCGCGGCCTGCACCGGGAGCGCGCCGCCGCCCTGCTGAACCTCGCCGACCTGGACGCCGCTACGGGCCGCACCCGCGACGCCCTGGCCCGCTACCGGGCCGCGCTGGACGCCGGGCGGCTGGCGAACGACCCGTACGCGACCGGCCGCGCGATGGAATCCGTCGGCGGCGCCTACCAGGAGCTGGGCGACTGGCAGCGGGCCGCCGACTGGTACGGGCGGGCCCTCGCGCAGCGGCTCGCACGCGACGAGCGGGAGGACCAGGCGCGGCTGTACGGGCGGCTCGGCGCGGTCCACACGTACGCCGGGCGCTACGGCGAGGCGCTGCGCGACTGGCGTGCGGCGGCGGCCGGTTACCGCCGTCTCGGCGATGTAGCGGGCCACGCGCGGGCGTTGAGCGAGGCGGCGCGGGTGCAGGAGTACGCGGGCCGCCCCGACGACTCGCTGCGCACCTGCGAGGAGGCCGTCGAGTGGGCGCGCCGCGCGGGGGACGTACGGCTCCACGCCGCGCTGCGGCTGCGCCTCGCGGACACCCTCGACCGGCTCGGCGACCCCGCCGCGGCCCGGCTGCACCGCGCCGCCGCCGAGCGGCTACTCGAGCCCGGTCCCGCAGGTCAGGGGTCCGGTCCCTCAGTGCCCCCTACCTACGAAATCCGCAGTGGTTCTCAGAAAAATTAA
- a CDS encoding ParA family protein: MKMMDGQHVNAMAGNESGRESTHFAAYDELPEGHFYDPDAEYEPDPEYAATLAPDAARQRRERIGPTGRPLPYFPIPGPLTEHGPAKIIAMCNQKGGVGKTTSTINLGAALAEYGRRVLLVDFDPQGALSVGLGVNPMELDLTVYNLLMERGMSADEVLLKTAVPNMDLLPSNIDLSAAEVQLVSEVARESTLQRALKPLLQDYDYIVIDCQPSLGLLTVNALTAAHKVIVPLECEFFALRGVALLTETIEKVQERLNPDLELDGILATMYDSRTVHSREVLARVVEAFDDHVYHTVIGRTVRFPETTVAGEPITTYASNSVGAAAYRQLAREVLARCHAE, translated from the coding sequence ATGAAGATGATGGACGGCCAACACGTGAACGCCATGGCCGGCAACGAGAGTGGCCGAGAGTCCACCCACTTCGCCGCCTACGACGAGCTGCCCGAGGGGCACTTCTACGACCCCGACGCCGAGTACGAGCCGGACCCCGAGTACGCGGCCACCCTCGCGCCCGACGCCGCCAGGCAGCGCCGCGAGCGGATCGGCCCGACCGGAAGGCCGCTGCCGTACTTCCCGATCCCGGGCCCGCTCACCGAGCACGGACCCGCGAAGATCATCGCGATGTGCAACCAGAAGGGCGGCGTCGGCAAGACCACGTCCACCATCAACCTGGGCGCCGCGCTCGCCGAGTACGGGCGGCGGGTGCTGCTCGTGGACTTCGACCCGCAGGGCGCCCTCTCGGTCGGCCTCGGCGTCAACCCGATGGAGCTCGACCTCACGGTCTACAACCTGCTCATGGAGCGGGGCATGTCGGCCGACGAGGTCCTCCTGAAGACCGCCGTGCCCAACATGGACCTGCTGCCGAGCAACATCGACCTGTCGGCCGCCGAAGTGCAGCTCGTCAGCGAGGTCGCCCGCGAGTCCACCCTCCAGCGCGCCCTCAAGCCGCTGCTCCAGGACTACGACTACATCGTGATCGACTGTCAGCCGTCCCTCGGTCTGCTGACCGTGAACGCGCTGACCGCCGCCCACAAGGTGATAGTGCCGCTCGAGTGCGAGTTCTTCGCACTCCGCGGGGTCGCGCTGCTCACGGAGACCATCGAGAAGGTCCAGGAGCGCCTCAACCCCGACCTGGAGCTCGACGGCATCCTCGCCACGATGTACGACTCGCGGACCGTGCACAGCCGCGAGGTCCTCGCGCGCGTGGTCGAGGCGTTCGACGACCACGTCTACCACACGGTCATCGGCAGGACCGTCCGCTTCCCGGAGACCACGGTCGCGGGCGAGCCCATCACCACGTACGCCTCGAACTCGGTCGGCGCGGCCGCCTACCGCCAGCTCGCCAGGGAGGTGCTCGCCCGGTGTCACGCCGAGTGA